In one Macaca fascicularis isolate 582-1 chromosome 6, T2T-MFA8v1.1 genomic region, the following are encoded:
- the LOC102122672 gene encoding uncharacterized protein isoform X7, producing the protein MLNEGQMEEPVPVWRERRGRLSAYRGPAQPPVQPGPGSRRGRCARRTRSRALGGTELHPERHRAGHAQTRARGPRLWLPARARPRSRLLEVFAFAFLPMSLRKMKVVVSRTGAAAVPGEGRRMRRRPAWSAGPGAPAQGEVAAHPGPPGSPEDGQQRNKKMDSLAAGELNASHQPWVPEFVAHWRKTHQEISF; encoded by the exons ATGCTGAATGAAGGGCAGATGGAGGAACCTGTCCCGGTCTGGCGAGAGCGCCGCGGGCGCCTTTCCGCTTACCGCGGGCCTGCCCAGCCTCCCGTCCAGCCCGGGCCCGGGTCCCGCCGAGGCAGGTGTGCGCGGCGGACTCGCTCTCGGGCACTCGGCGGGACCGAGCTCCACCCCGAACGCCACCGGGCAGGCCACGCGCAGACCCGAGCCCGGGGCCCCCGCCTCTGGCTGCCGGCCCGCGCTCGGCCCCGGTCCCGCCTCCTGGAGGTTTTCGCTTTCGCTTTCCTGCCGATGTCGTTGAGGAAAATGAAAGTGGTTGTGTCCAGGACTGGCGCAGCTGCCGTCCCCGGCGAGGGGCGCAGAATGCGGCGGCGGCCAGCCTGGAGCGCGGGCCCTGGGGCGCCCGCGCAGGGCGAG GTGGCAGCACACCCTGGCCCCCCAGGCAGTCCTGAGGATGGCcagcagagaaacaagaaaatggaCTCCCTGGCTGCTGGAGAGTTGAATGCCAGCCACCAGCCATGG GTACCAGAGTTTGTAGCCCATTGGAGGAAAACACATCAAG
- the LOC102122672 gene encoding uncharacterized protein isoform X8, translating into MLNEGQMEEPVPVWRERRGRLSAYRGPAQPPVQPGPGSRRGRCARRTRSRALGGTELHPERHRAGHAQTRARGPRLWLPARARPRSRLLEVFAFAFLPMSLRKMKVVVSRTGAAAVPGEGRRMRRRPAWSAGPGAPAQGEVAAHPGPPGSPEDGQQRNKKMDSLAAGELNASHQPWVPEFVAHWRKTHQAKHD; encoded by the exons ATGCTGAATGAAGGGCAGATGGAGGAACCTGTCCCGGTCTGGCGAGAGCGCCGCGGGCGCCTTTCCGCTTACCGCGGGCCTGCCCAGCCTCCCGTCCAGCCCGGGCCCGGGTCCCGCCGAGGCAGGTGTGCGCGGCGGACTCGCTCTCGGGCACTCGGCGGGACCGAGCTCCACCCCGAACGCCACCGGGCAGGCCACGCGCAGACCCGAGCCCGGGGCCCCCGCCTCTGGCTGCCGGCCCGCGCTCGGCCCCGGTCCCGCCTCCTGGAGGTTTTCGCTTTCGCTTTCCTGCCGATGTCGTTGAGGAAAATGAAAGTGGTTGTGTCCAGGACTGGCGCAGCTGCCGTCCCCGGCGAGGGGCGCAGAATGCGGCGGCGGCCAGCCTGGAGCGCGGGCCCTGGGGCGCCCGCGCAGGGCGAG GTGGCAGCACACCCTGGCCCCCCAGGCAGTCCTGAGGATGGCcagcagagaaacaagaaaatggaCTCCCTGGCTGCTGGAGAGTTGAATGCCAGCCACCAGCCATGG GTACCAGAGTTTGTAGCCCATTGGAGGAAAACACATCAAG
- the LOC102122672 gene encoding uncharacterized protein isoform X9 gives MLNEGQMEEPVPVWRERRGRLSAYRGPAQPPVQPGPGSRRGRCARRTRSRALGGTELHPERHRAGHAQTRARGPRLWLPARARPRSRLLEVFAFAFLPMSLRKMKVVVSRTGAAAVPGEGRRMRRRPAWSAGPGAPAQGEVAAHPGPPGSPEDGQQRNKKMDSLAAGELNASHQPWVPEFVAHWRKTHQEVL, from the exons ATGCTGAATGAAGGGCAGATGGAGGAACCTGTCCCGGTCTGGCGAGAGCGCCGCGGGCGCCTTTCCGCTTACCGCGGGCCTGCCCAGCCTCCCGTCCAGCCCGGGCCCGGGTCCCGCCGAGGCAGGTGTGCGCGGCGGACTCGCTCTCGGGCACTCGGCGGGACCGAGCTCCACCCCGAACGCCACCGGGCAGGCCACGCGCAGACCCGAGCCCGGGGCCCCCGCCTCTGGCTGCCGGCCCGCGCTCGGCCCCGGTCCCGCCTCCTGGAGGTTTTCGCTTTCGCTTTCCTGCCGATGTCGTTGAGGAAAATGAAAGTGGTTGTGTCCAGGACTGGCGCAGCTGCCGTCCCCGGCGAGGGGCGCAGAATGCGGCGGCGGCCAGCCTGGAGCGCGGGCCCTGGGGCGCCCGCGCAGGGCGAG GTGGCAGCACACCCTGGCCCCCCAGGCAGTCCTGAGGATGGCcagcagagaaacaagaaaatggaCTCCCTGGCTGCTGGAGAGTTGAATGCCAGCCACCAGCCATGG GTACCAGAGTTTGTAGCCCATTGGAGGAAAACACATCAAG